GCCCCGGCGGCGACGCCGGGCGGGCCGTGACCGACCACAACGGTCTCATGTCTGATGGTGGCGAACAGGCCGGATATTTTGACGAGCGAACGAGTCTCTAAAAAACGTAGCCTGGGCAATCAGGGGAGAAACCGAGAAGATCACCCCGTATGTCCCGTTAGGGCCCACTGATCTGCAAAAGGCCCTATTGGAAGGAATGTCGAATGCCAGCGGTTAAGACGCACCAAAGGATTCTCACGGCCGCGACGGCTGTGCTCTTGATGGGAATGACAATAACCGCATGCGCTGAGAAGGAGCCAATCGCGACAATGTCAGACAAACCGACACCGGAAAAAACAATCAGCGCTAGAGAAGGACGGGACCGCGCGGTCGAACTCGTCATCAACACCACCAAACAGCTCGACGTCACTGGCTGGTGGCCCCGCAACGGCGTCGCCGGAGCACAGGAGTGCTCCCTTCGAAAGGGCGAGAAGGGAGCCAGTTACGGCTACGACCACTGGGCACCCCAAGGAACCAACCATATCGAGGACGCCAAACGCGTAGCCGAGTATTGGAAATCCCTGGGCATGACCGTACGCACAGTGAATCCCACGACACATCCGACCGTCTTCGCAGAGGGTGGTCCTGTCCTTCGGGCTGAGTTCGATACTGATGCATCTGAGAAGTCGTACAGCGTTGGTGCCACTGCTCCCTGCTCACCGGGAGACGCTTGGGAGCTCAACGTTGAGGATCAGGCCGAGCGGGAGCAGGGCAAAGTACTCCCCGGGGACGAAGGCGTTGTCGTTCGAAAAGACCCGCCACAATAACTCCACGAGGCAACCACCTCGAATCCTGGGTGCCGGTCCCTAGCCGTTCTCACCGTCGGAAACGTTCTTGGGGTGGAACAGCATGCATAGAACGACAAAGGGCCGGCCCCGGGATGTTGAAACCCGGGGCCGGCCTTTCTATATTCAGATTCTTGCGGACTGCCTGCGGACTATGCCCGCTTCTGCCGCGTGATCTAACTAGACGCCGTAGTAGAGCTCGAACTCGTACGGGTTCGGGCGCAGCGACAGCGGGCGAATCTCATTCTCGTACTTGTAGTCGATCCACGTGTCGATGAGGTCCTGGGTGAAGACACCGCCGGCCTGCAGGAACTCGTTGTCCTCGCGAAGAGCCTCGAGAGCCTCTTCCAGGGAGCCCGGAGCCTTGGGGATGTCCTTGGCTTCCTCGGCAGGGAGCTCGTAGAGGTCCTTGTCGATGGGAGCCGGGGGTTCAATGCGGTTGCGGATGCCGTCGATGCCGGCCATCAACTGGGCAGCGAATGCCAGGTACGGGTTGGAGGAGGGGTCCGGAGCGCGGAATTCGATGCGCTTGGCCTTCGGGTTGGTGCCCGTGATCGGGATGCGGATACCGGCGGAGCGGTTGCCCTGCGAGTAAACCATGTTCACGGGAGCTTCGAAGCCCTTGACCAAGCGGCGGTAGGAGTTCACCGTCGGGTTGGTGAAAGCCAGGACAGCGGAGGAGTGCTTCAGCAGGCCGCCGATGTACCAACGGGCGGTGTCGGAGAGGCCTGCGTAGCCCTTCTCGTCGTAGAACAGCGGATCGCCGTTGCTCCACAGCGACTGGTGGCAGTGCATGCCCGAGCCGTTGTCACCGAAAACAGGCTTCGGCATGAACGTGACGGACTTGCCCCAAGCGTCAGCGGTGTTCTTGATGACGTACTTGAACTTCTGCAGGTCATCGGCAGCGGCGGTCAGCGTGGTGAACTTGTAGTTGATCTCAGCCTGGCCGGCAGAACCGACTTCGTGGTGGGAGCGCTCAACCTCAAGGCCGGCCTTGTCCAGCTCAACGCACATGGCGTCGCGGAGGTCGGCCTGCTTGTCAGTGGGGGAAACGGGGAAGTAGCCGCCCTTGACGGGGGTCTTGTAGCCGAGGTTTCCACCCTCTTCCTTACGGCCGGTGTTCCAGTGGGCTTCTTCGGAGTCGATCTTGTAGAAGCTGCCCTGCGGGGAGGACTCGTACTGGATGTTGTCGAAGACGAAGAATTCGGCTTCAGGAGCGAAGAATGCGGTATCGGCGATGCCGGTGGATGCCAAGTAAGCTTCAGCCTTCTCAGCAACGCCGCGAGGGTCGCGGTGGTACGGGTCTCCGGTGCGAGGGTTCACGATGGAGAAGTTCAAAGCGAGGGTCTTCTCAATACGGAAGGTGTCCACGAAGGCAGAAGTTACATCCGGGATGAGCTGCATGTCGGACTCAGCGATGCCCTGGAAGCCGCGGATGGACGATCCGTCGAAGAGCTGACCATTGACGAAGAAGTCGAGGTCAACGCTCTTGGCCGGCACATTGAAGTGCTGCTGGACACCAGGAAGGTCGGTGAAGCGGATATCGACGAACTTGACATCTTCTTCTTTGATGAACTTGAGGACTTCGTCCGCAGTCTTGAACATCTATGCTCCTTATGCATATCAAGTAACAGGCCCGGAAGGCCGCGTGGTGCAGCCCAAACCAAGGACAGGAGGCACAAAAAGATCCCCTTGCCATGGTGGCTGGCAACTCATACCACCTTAGGGAGATGGGATTTCCCGGGGGTGTCAGTATTGTTTCCGGCACGTTACAGAATCGTCTGTTGTGTAAACGGTAGTCGGCTTTCCGGTGTTCGGTCCAAGCGGGTCCATTGGGCGAACACGTCAGGCGTTGCAGTCTTCAGGCAGCCTGGTCCCA
This Paenarthrobacter sp. GOM3 DNA region includes the following protein-coding sequences:
- the glnA gene encoding type I glutamate--ammonia ligase, producing MFKTADEVLKFIKEEDVKFVDIRFTDLPGVQQHFNVPAKSVDLDFFVNGQLFDGSSIRGFQGIAESDMQLIPDVTSAFVDTFRIEKTLALNFSIVNPRTGDPYHRDPRGVAEKAEAYLASTGIADTAFFAPEAEFFVFDNIQYESSPQGSFYKIDSEEAHWNTGRKEEGGNLGYKTPVKGGYFPVSPTDKQADLRDAMCVELDKAGLEVERSHHEVGSAGQAEINYKFTTLTAAADDLQKFKYVIKNTADAWGKSVTFMPKPVFGDNGSGMHCHQSLWSNGDPLFYDEKGYAGLSDTARWYIGGLLKHSSAVLAFTNPTVNSYRRLVKGFEAPVNMVYSQGNRSAGIRIPITGTNPKAKRIEFRAPDPSSNPYLAFAAQLMAGIDGIRNRIEPPAPIDKDLYELPAEEAKDIPKAPGSLEEALEALREDNEFLQAGGVFTQDLIDTWIDYKYENEIRPLSLRPNPYEFELYYGV